CACCCCAGGTAGACTGTGTTCCATGGCGGAACACGCGGACCTCGACCTGCGGCTGGTCCGGTACTTCGCCGCGGTCGCCGAGCACCGGCACTTCGGCCGGGCCGCCGCCGCGCTGCACATCACCCAGCCGTCCTTGAGCCGGCAGATCCGCGCTCTCGAGCAGCAGCTGGGCGCCCGCCTGCTGGACCGCACCCCGCAGGGCACCCGGCTCACCGGAGCCGGCGAAGTCTTCCTGCCGCTGGCGAAGGACCTGCTGCGCGCGGCCGCCCGCGCCGCGGGGCGCACCCGGGCCGCCGCCAGGCCGGACCGGATCACCCTCGGCTACAGCGCGAACCTGATCATCACCCCGGCGGTGCGCGAGTTGCGCCACCGGCATCCGGGCGCCGAGGTGCGCACCCAGCACCTGGCGTGGAACGACGTGGCCGCCGCGCTGCTCGAGCACCGGGTGGACGCGGCCGTTGGCCGGATGCCGTTCGCCACCGACGGGCTGCACGTGACCGTCCTCCACGACGAGCCCCGGGTGCTCCTGGTGCCGCGGGACCACCGGCTGGCCGGCAAGGAGTCGGTGCGGGTCGACGACATCGCCGGCGAGCCGCTGCCGCGCGTGCCCGGCGAGCCGGAGTGGGAGGCGTTCTGGCGCATCGACCCGCGTCCGGACGGCAGCCGGGCGCCCGACGGCCCGGTGATCACGTCGATGGAGGACAAGCTCGAGCTGATCGCCGGCGGCGAGGCGATCGCGATCGTCCCTGGCGGTCACCGCCTCGAGAGCCTGCGTCCCGATCTGACGACCGTCCCGCTGGAGGACGTCGAGCCGAGCCACGTCGTGCTGGCGACCCGCGCCGGGGATCGCAGCCGGCTGGTGGCCGCGTTCCGGCGGATCGCCGAAGCGCTGCTCACCGGCTGAGTCCGGCTGCTCTGCCCGGCTACGCCGGCTGCCGGCCGAGTTCGGGTCCGAGCTTGGTGGCGATGTCGGTGAGGATCTGCACGTAGTCGTCGTGCTCGAAGGTGAACGGCAGCGCGAACGCGACCTCGTCGACCTCGCGGAAGGCGGGATCGGCGTGCAGCCGGCCGGCGATCTCGGCGGACGTGCCGACCAGGTCGGGTGCGAACAGCAGGCGCCGCGGGCCCTGTGGCGCCGCCGTGCGGGGCGTGCGTTTCGCCGCGTACTCGGTGTACTTCGCGCGCTGGGCGGGGGTGGCGGAATCGGTGGGGATGACGACCAGGCCCTGCGAGACCCGGGCGCGGTCGCCGTCGGGGTGGTGCGCGCGGAACTCCCGGACGAGGGACAGCTGGATGTCGGCGAAACCGGCCGGCTCCTCGGCCTTGACGACGTTGCTGGTGAGGAAGTTCAGGCCGTTCTCACCCGCCCACCGCGCCGAGCGGAGGCTGCCGCCGCCGTACCAGAGGCGGCCGGCCAGCCCGGGGGAGTGCGGCTGCACGCGGTCGGAGTAGACCTCGAAGCCCTCGGTGCCGCGGAAGGTGGTGACGGGTTCGCCGCGCACCGCGTCGAGCAGGCGGCGCACCCGCCGGTAGCCGAAGTCCTCGGCGTCGGCGGTGTCCGGGTAGAGGGCGTGCTTGACGTCCTCCCAGTGGGTGGGCGGGCCGGCGGACAGACCGGGGTTGAGGCGGCCGCCGGAGAGGATGTCGACGGTCGCCAGGTCCTCGGCCAGGCGCAGCGGGTTCTCCCACCCCATCGGGATGACGGCGGTACCCAGCGCGATGCGGCGCGTGCGCTGCGAGGCGGCGGCGAGTACCGCCACCGGCGAGGAGATGCCGTGCTGCAGGTGCCGGTGCCGTACCCAGGCGCTGTCGAACCCGAGCTGCTCGCCCAGCTCGATGACCTCCAGGGTGGACTCGTGGCCCGCGCGCGGGTCGGTCTCGTCGAACAGGCCGATGGTGAGGAAGCCCAGCTTGCGCAGGGGCTGCGAGGGCAGTGGCACGTCGTCCTCCCGGGGTCCGTGCGCCCGATTCTGGCAGCGCGGCCCGCGTGGACGGCGAGCTTCCCACAAGGTGGTCGCCGTGGGCGGCGGGCTCCGCCCACGGCAGCGGGTTCAGCGGGCGCCGACGACGTCCGGCACCGGTGCCGCCGGCGCGGGTGCCGGCGGCAGCTCGGCATCGAAGCGGGTGAACTCGAACCGGACGTCGCTGCGGTCCGGGCCGCACGGCGTGGCCGTGATGACGCCCGCCGTCTCGACCGCGGACAGCTGCGCCAGCAGGCGCGCCAGCCGGTCGGGAGCCGCGGGGGCCTCCTGGTCGGTCTGCACCACGGTGCGGTGC
The sequence above is a segment of the Amycolatopsis viridis genome. Coding sequences within it:
- a CDS encoding LysR family transcriptional regulator, whose translation is MAEHADLDLRLVRYFAAVAEHRHFGRAAAALHITQPSLSRQIRALEQQLGARLLDRTPQGTRLTGAGEVFLPLAKDLLRAAARAAGRTRAAARPDRITLGYSANLIITPAVRELRHRHPGAEVRTQHLAWNDVAAALLEHRVDAAVGRMPFATDGLHVTVLHDEPRVLLVPRDHRLAGKESVRVDDIAGEPLPRVPGEPEWEAFWRIDPRPDGSRAPDGPVITSMEDKLELIAGGEAIAIVPGGHRLESLRPDLTTVPLEDVEPSHVVLATRAGDRSRLVAAFRRIAEALLTG
- a CDS encoding LLM class flavin-dependent oxidoreductase — its product is MPLPSQPLRKLGFLTIGLFDETDPRAGHESTLEVIELGEQLGFDSAWVRHRHLQHGISSPVAVLAAASQRTRRIALGTAVIPMGWENPLRLAEDLATVDILSGGRLNPGLSAGPPTHWEDVKHALYPDTADAEDFGYRRVRRLLDAVRGEPVTTFRGTEGFEVYSDRVQPHSPGLAGRLWYGGGSLRSARWAGENGLNFLTSNVVKAEEPAGFADIQLSLVREFRAHHPDGDRARVSQGLVVIPTDSATPAQRAKYTEYAAKRTPRTAAPQGPRRLLFAPDLVGTSAEIAGRLHADPAFREVDEVAFALPFTFEHDDYVQILTDIATKLGPELGRQPA